One segment of Megachile rotundata isolate GNS110a chromosome 6, iyMegRotu1, whole genome shotgun sequence DNA contains the following:
- the LOC100881163 gene encoding carboxypeptidase B1 isoform X3, whose protein sequence is MAVDVLSILRLGFSLSIVVSLSLIDCKPAHDFELFMQEKNYSFLNEGNLFVEGRRDIERYQIPSKHLNETTNTSTHETKRGFSFVDIVESVFSVVANGFGSLMTSIIGTEKSSKPRSNRVSYKNYQLIRLYPNTETHAKDLKELMDSEPEYIKFWTMPMNNKTTDVVVSPDLVSDVKTFLRSKGIDFTVLISDLQKTIAHQNPKMSKEQREDLVNTHGHSMTWKRYHRYGDIARYMDYLAFRYPSLVELITIGHSYEGQPIKMVKISSGLAKDGYDKPAIWIDAGMHAREWISSAVATYIMSQLVEKNTSYSKLLDNADWMILPVANPDGYEFTHIGDRLWRKTRSNHGDDQDDSRQSHSSLLQLVSHYTRWFWGKCEGVDPNRNFGYHWGEVEEGGASLDPCHETYAGPHAFSEPETKAMAEYILTNKQSIRMYLTLHSYSQMWLVPWGYTHSKPSDYSELMGAARKAVGAISKVPRMIGRKV, encoded by the exons ATGGCTGtcgacgttctgtcgatcctgcGGCTCGGATTTAGCTTATCGATTGTTGTTTCGTTAAGTCTGATCGATTGCAAACCAGCACATGATTTTGAACTGTTCATGCAGGAGAAGAATTATTCGTTTTTGAATGAGGGGAATTTGTTTGTTGAGGGGAGAAGGGATATTGAGAG GTACCAAATCCCCTCTAAACATCTAAACGAAACAACCAACACCTCAACCCATGAAACCAAAAGAGGATTTTCCTTCGTGGACATCGTCGAATCAGTATTCTCCGTTGTTGCAAATGGCTTTGGGTCACTTATGACCAGTATCATAGGAACCGAGAAAAGCTCAAAACCACGGTCCAACAGAGTCAGCTACAAGAACTATCAATTAATCAGATTGTATCCGAACACTGAGACCCACGCGAAAGACTTGAAGGAACTTATGGATTCCGAGCCTGAATACATAAAATTCTGGACGATGCCGATGAATAACAA GACGACGGATGTGGTGGTCTCGCCGGACCTCGTTTCGGATGTGAAGACTTTTTTGAGGAGCAAAGGCATTGACTTCACGGTGCTCATATCGGATCTACAG AAAACGATAGCCCATCAGAATCCAAAGATGTCCAAAGAGCAGCGCGAAGATCTGGTGAACACTCACGGTCACAGCATGACCTGGAAGAGATATCATCGATACGGAG ATATCGCTAGATACATGGACTACCTGGCCTTCAGATACCCAAGTCTGGTGGAACTAATAACCATTGGACACAGTTACGAGGGACAACCCATAAAGATGGTGAAAATCTCGTCTGGTCTGGCCAAGGATGGCTATGACAAACCAGCGATCTGGATAGATGCTG GCATGCACGCACGTGAATGGATCAGCTCTGCTGTGGCGACCTACATCATGAGCCAGTTAGTCGAGAAGAATACCAGCTACTCAAAACTGCTGGACAATGCTGACTGGATGATTTTACCTGTCGCGAATCCTGATGGCTACGAGTTCACTCACATCGGTGATAGATTATGGAGGAAGACTCGTAGCAACCATGGAGACGATCAAGACGACAGTCG ACAGTCCCATTCTAGTCTACTTCAACTCGTGAGCCATTATACAAGGTGGTTTTGGGGCAAATGCGAAGGTGTCGATCCGAACCGCAACTTTGGATACCATTGGGGCGAAGTGGAGGAGGGTGGAGCGAGTTTAGACCCCTGTCACGAAACTTACGCTGGTCCGCATGCTTTTTCTGAACCGGAAACCAAGGCGATGGCCGAATACATTCTGACGAATAAACAGAGTATTAG GATGTACTTAACGTTGCACTCCTATTCGCAAATGTGGCTAGTACCATGGGGATACACGCATTCGAAACCGTCCGATTATTCGGAACTAATGGGAGCAGCTAGAAAAGCTGTCGGTGCAATTTCGAAG GTGCCTCGGATGATTGGGCGAAAGGTGTAG
- the LOC100881163 gene encoding carboxypeptidase A2 isoform X2 has product MAVDVLSILRLGFSLSIVVSLSLIDCKPAHDFELFMQEKNYSFLNEGNLFVEGRRDIERYQIPSKHLNETTNTSTHETKRGFSFVDIVESVFSVVANGFGSLMTSIIGTEKSSKPRSNRVSYKNYQLIRLYPNTETHAKDLKELMDSEPEYIKFWTMPMNNKTTDVVVSPDLVSDVKTFLRSKGIDFTVLISDLQKTIAHQNPKMSKEQREDLVNTHGHSMTWKRYHRYGDIARYMDYLAFRYPSLVELITIGHSYEGQPIKMVKISSGLAKDGYDKPAIWIDAGMHAREWISSAVATYIMSQLVEKNTSYSKLLDNADWMILPVANPDGYEFTHIGDRLWRKTRSNHGDDQDDSRQSHSSLLQLVSHYTRWFWGKCEGVDPNRNFGYHWGEVEEGGASLDPCHETYAGPHAFSEPETKAMAEYILTNKQSIRMYLTLHSYSQMWLVPWGYTHSKPSDYSELMGAARKAVGAISKVHGTNYQLGPSADLLYPTSGMITECLG; this is encoded by the exons ATGGCTGtcgacgttctgtcgatcctgcGGCTCGGATTTAGCTTATCGATTGTTGTTTCGTTAAGTCTGATCGATTGCAAACCAGCACATGATTTTGAACTGTTCATGCAGGAGAAGAATTATTCGTTTTTGAATGAGGGGAATTTGTTTGTTGAGGGGAGAAGGGATATTGAGAG GTACCAAATCCCCTCTAAACATCTAAACGAAACAACCAACACCTCAACCCATGAAACCAAAAGAGGATTTTCCTTCGTGGACATCGTCGAATCAGTATTCTCCGTTGTTGCAAATGGCTTTGGGTCACTTATGACCAGTATCATAGGAACCGAGAAAAGCTCAAAACCACGGTCCAACAGAGTCAGCTACAAGAACTATCAATTAATCAGATTGTATCCGAACACTGAGACCCACGCGAAAGACTTGAAGGAACTTATGGATTCCGAGCCTGAATACATAAAATTCTGGACGATGCCGATGAATAACAA GACGACGGATGTGGTGGTCTCGCCGGACCTCGTTTCGGATGTGAAGACTTTTTTGAGGAGCAAAGGCATTGACTTCACGGTGCTCATATCGGATCTACAG AAAACGATAGCCCATCAGAATCCAAAGATGTCCAAAGAGCAGCGCGAAGATCTGGTGAACACTCACGGTCACAGCATGACCTGGAAGAGATATCATCGATACGGAG ATATCGCTAGATACATGGACTACCTGGCCTTCAGATACCCAAGTCTGGTGGAACTAATAACCATTGGACACAGTTACGAGGGACAACCCATAAAGATGGTGAAAATCTCGTCTGGTCTGGCCAAGGATGGCTATGACAAACCAGCGATCTGGATAGATGCTG GCATGCACGCACGTGAATGGATCAGCTCTGCTGTGGCGACCTACATCATGAGCCAGTTAGTCGAGAAGAATACCAGCTACTCAAAACTGCTGGACAATGCTGACTGGATGATTTTACCTGTCGCGAATCCTGATGGCTACGAGTTCACTCACATCGGTGATAGATTATGGAGGAAGACTCGTAGCAACCATGGAGACGATCAAGACGACAGTCG ACAGTCCCATTCTAGTCTACTTCAACTCGTGAGCCATTATACAAGGTGGTTTTGGGGCAAATGCGAAGGTGTCGATCCGAACCGCAACTTTGGATACCATTGGGGCGAAGTGGAGGAGGGTGGAGCGAGTTTAGACCCCTGTCACGAAACTTACGCTGGTCCGCATGCTTTTTCTGAACCGGAAACCAAGGCGATGGCCGAATACATTCTGACGAATAAACAGAGTATTAG GATGTACTTAACGTTGCACTCCTATTCGCAAATGTGGCTAGTACCATGGGGATACACGCATTCGAAACCGTCCGATTATTCGGAACTAATGGGAGCAGCTAGAAAAGCTGTCGGTGCAATTTCGAAGGTACACGGCACCAATTATCAACTTGGTCCGTCAGCTGATTTATTGTATCCGACATCAGGTATGATAACGGA GTGCCTCGGATGA
- the LOC100881163 gene encoding carboxypeptidase B isoform X1: MAVDVLSILRLGFSLSIVVSLSLIDCKPAHDFELFMQEKNYSFLNEGNLFVEGRRDIERYQIPSKHLNETTNTSTHETKRGFSFVDIVESVFSVVANGFGSLMTSIIGTEKSSKPRSNRVSYKNYQLIRLYPNTETHAKDLKELMDSEPEYIKFWTMPMNNKTTDVVVSPDLVSDVKTFLRSKGIDFTVLISDLQKTIAHQNPKMSKEQREDLVNTHGHSMTWKRYHRYGDIARYMDYLAFRYPSLVELITIGHSYEGQPIKMVKISSGLAKDGYDKPAIWIDAGMHAREWISSAVATYIMSQLVEKNTSYSKLLDNADWMILPVANPDGYEFTHIGDRLWRKTRSNHGDDQDDSRQSHSSLLQLVSHYTRWFWGKCEGVDPNRNFGYHWGEVEEGGASLDPCHETYAGPHAFSEPETKAMAEYILTNKQSIRMYLTLHSYSQMWLVPWGYTHSKPSDYSELMGAARKAVGAISKVHGTNYQLGPSADLLYPTSGASDDWAKGVAGIKYAYTVELRDRGTYGFLLPANQIVPTAREIWAGIRMMARLVTCNT; encoded by the exons ATGGCTGtcgacgttctgtcgatcctgcGGCTCGGATTTAGCTTATCGATTGTTGTTTCGTTAAGTCTGATCGATTGCAAACCAGCACATGATTTTGAACTGTTCATGCAGGAGAAGAATTATTCGTTTTTGAATGAGGGGAATTTGTTTGTTGAGGGGAGAAGGGATATTGAGAG GTACCAAATCCCCTCTAAACATCTAAACGAAACAACCAACACCTCAACCCATGAAACCAAAAGAGGATTTTCCTTCGTGGACATCGTCGAATCAGTATTCTCCGTTGTTGCAAATGGCTTTGGGTCACTTATGACCAGTATCATAGGAACCGAGAAAAGCTCAAAACCACGGTCCAACAGAGTCAGCTACAAGAACTATCAATTAATCAGATTGTATCCGAACACTGAGACCCACGCGAAAGACTTGAAGGAACTTATGGATTCCGAGCCTGAATACATAAAATTCTGGACGATGCCGATGAATAACAA GACGACGGATGTGGTGGTCTCGCCGGACCTCGTTTCGGATGTGAAGACTTTTTTGAGGAGCAAAGGCATTGACTTCACGGTGCTCATATCGGATCTACAG AAAACGATAGCCCATCAGAATCCAAAGATGTCCAAAGAGCAGCGCGAAGATCTGGTGAACACTCACGGTCACAGCATGACCTGGAAGAGATATCATCGATACGGAG ATATCGCTAGATACATGGACTACCTGGCCTTCAGATACCCAAGTCTGGTGGAACTAATAACCATTGGACACAGTTACGAGGGACAACCCATAAAGATGGTGAAAATCTCGTCTGGTCTGGCCAAGGATGGCTATGACAAACCAGCGATCTGGATAGATGCTG GCATGCACGCACGTGAATGGATCAGCTCTGCTGTGGCGACCTACATCATGAGCCAGTTAGTCGAGAAGAATACCAGCTACTCAAAACTGCTGGACAATGCTGACTGGATGATTTTACCTGTCGCGAATCCTGATGGCTACGAGTTCACTCACATCGGTGATAGATTATGGAGGAAGACTCGTAGCAACCATGGAGACGATCAAGACGACAGTCG ACAGTCCCATTCTAGTCTACTTCAACTCGTGAGCCATTATACAAGGTGGTTTTGGGGCAAATGCGAAGGTGTCGATCCGAACCGCAACTTTGGATACCATTGGGGCGAAGTGGAGGAGGGTGGAGCGAGTTTAGACCCCTGTCACGAAACTTACGCTGGTCCGCATGCTTTTTCTGAACCGGAAACCAAGGCGATGGCCGAATACATTCTGACGAATAAACAGAGTATTAG GATGTACTTAACGTTGCACTCCTATTCGCAAATGTGGCTAGTACCATGGGGATACACGCATTCGAAACCGTCCGATTATTCGGAACTAATGGGAGCAGCTAGAAAAGCTGTCGGTGCAATTTCGAAGGTACACGGCACCAATTATCAACTTGGTCCGTCAGCTGATTTATTGTATCCGACATCAG GTGCCTCGGATGATTGGGCGAAAGGTGTAGCTGGAATAAAATACGCGTACACAGTGGAGCTTCGAGATCGTGGAACTTACGGATTTCTTCTACCAGCGAACCAAATTGTGCCCACAGCCCGCGAAATTTGGGCCGGGATCAGAATGATGGCTCGTCTAGTCACTTGTAACACGTGA
- the LOC143264636 gene encoding trypsin-1, whose product MLTKCVLAAILVFQVCLAVPYNLTPRITDGVDAAPGEFPYQVSVQWGVPPLVKYSHSCGGSILNQNYILTAGHCVLKVGKLRVIAGKYYLSKDESSEQVINVAKTVVHSQYPGGVAQHDIALLKLEKPLKFNAQVQPIKLPAQGQKQAGQAILSGWGSTSKTVRPVLPNKLQKANVPIISNEECLKELKSQNTVGKQPELFDTQVCSGSAGKEISACSGDSGGPLAQGHGKNAVQVGIVSWGMMPCGTSHMPSVYTRVASYVNWIHQNMH is encoded by the exons ATGTTGACCAAGTGCGTTTTAGCTGCCATCCTCGTGTTCCAGG TTTGCCTGGCCGTGCCCTACAACCTGACCCCACGTATCACCGACGGTGTAGACGCCGCCCCCGGTGAATTCCCATACCAAGTATCCGTACAATGGGGAGTCCCACCTCTGGTTAAATACAGCCACAGCTGCGGAGGTTCCATCTTGAACCAAAACTACATCCTGACTGCTGGACACTGCGTCCTCAAGGTTGGAAAACTCAGGGTCATCGCTGGTAAATACTACCTGTCCAAGGACGAAAGCTCCGAACAGGTTATCAACGTTGCTAAGACTGTTGTCCACAGCCAATACCCAGG AGGCGTTGCCCAACATGACATCGCCCTTCTCAAGTTGGAGAAACCCCTGAAATTCAACGCTCAGGTGCAACCCATCAAGCTACCCGCCCAAGGTCAGAAACAAGCCGGACAGGCTATCCTCAGTGGATGGGGATCAACATCTAAGACCGTCCGCCCTGTTCTTCCTAACAAACTCCAGAAGGCTAATGTACCAATCATCTCCAATGAGGAATGCTTGAAGGAACTGAAATCTCAGAACACCGTTGGCAAACAACCTGAACTCTTCGACACCCAGGTCTGCAGTGGCAGCGCTGGCAAAGAAATCTCTGCTTGCTCT GGTGACTCTGGCGGCCCACTCGCCCAAGGACACGGAAAGAACGCCGTCCAAGTTGGTATCGTCTCCTGGGGAATGATGCCATGTGGAACCAGCCACATGCCCTCTGTCTACACCCGTGTCGCCTCCTACGTCAACTGGATTCACCAAAACATGCACTAA
- the LOC100875791 gene encoding trypsin, which translates to MSSKLIILLTFLAVASATKPFLGVPAPFFLGRITGGSEATPGSAPWQVSLQWGMSSSSLSHFCGGSILNSQWILTAGHCVLAVPSYGQFVVKVGKHNLKLTESTEQSIRVSKSIVHEQYVGDVAPYDIALLKLASPLKMTKSVQAIALPSAGSNPSGTATLTGWGSTSRTSYPIMPNKLQVAQLPLVDLATCKKAVESLVGPSPLHETNVCTGPLTGGYSACSGDSGGPLVLNKQIIGVVSWGIVPCGTTGAPSVYTKTSSFISWIQDKIAKN; encoded by the exons ATGTCTTCGAAGTTGATCATCCTTCTTACCTTCCTCGCTGTGGCCTCTGCCA CCAAGCCCTTCCTCGGCGTCCCAGCGCCGTTCTTCCTGGGCCGCATAACCGGAGGATCGGAAGCAACCCCAGGTTCAGCACCTTGGCAAGTTTCCCTTCAATGGGGAATGTCAAGCAGCTCCCTGTCCCACTTCTGCGGTGGTTCCATCTTGAACAGCCAATGGATTCTCACAGCTGGACACTGTGTTCTGGCTGTTCCAAGCTATGGTCAATTCGTGGTCAAAGTAGGAAAACACAACTTGAAGCTGACCGAGAGCACTGAACAATCCATCCGTGTTTCGAAGTCCATCGTTCACGAACAATACGTTGG AGATGTAGCACCCTATGACATCGCCCTGTTGAAACTGGCCTCTCCCTTGAAGATGACCAAGTCGGTCCAAGCGATCGCCTTACCATCTGCAGGAAGCAACCCCTCCGGAACCGCCACCTTGACAGGCTGGGGATCAACTTCAAGGACCTCGTACCCAATCATGCCCAATAAACTCCAAGTTGCCCAGTTACCTCTGGTCGACCTTGCCACCTGCAAAAAGGCCGTCGAATCTCTCGTTGGTCCATCCCCATTGCACGAGACCAACGTCTGCACTGGTCCCCTCACCGGTGGATACTCTGCGTGCAGC GGTGACTCTGGCGGTCCATTGGTCTTGAACAAACAGATCATCGGTGTCGTTTCCTGGGGAATCGTTCCTTGCGGCACAACTGGAGCTCCTTCTGTCTACACCAAGACTTCCTCCTTCATTTCCTGGATCCAGGACAAGATTGCCAAGAactaa
- the LOC143264635 gene encoding trypsin-like yields MDTMYGILVILSFNLLMCGGTNEIISNMGMLARRPTRIVGGKDAEKGQHPWQVSVHWGDRERKIPPRHICGGSVITAGWILTAGHCKTLTPSSGEFLILAGKYKLGVLEETEQSRLVVDVFVHPQYDGTVAPYDIALMQVETPFDLNTFVSTVALPYPESIPTGDAMLTGWGSIGRTRAPEKPENLQAAILPIIDYDLCKTTLDKTLNLKVKNPLHPTNVCTGPLNGSLSACKGDSGGPLVTKNAFGEAEVVGIVSWGLFPCGGKNAPSVYTRVSAFVTWIAVIMLNHS; encoded by the exons ATGGATACTATGTACGGGATATTGGTAATATTGAGTTTCAATCTTTTGATGTGTGGTGGGACGAATG AGATCATTTCGAACATGGGGATGCTCGCACGACGGCCCACAAGGATAGTAGGAGGGAAGGATGCGGAGAAAGGACAGCATCCCTGGCAAGTTTCCGTGCACTGgggcgatcgagaacgaaaaatACCACCCAGACACATCTGTGGTGGCAGTGTGATAACAGCTGGTTGGATACTGACAGCTGGTCACTGCAAAACACTGACTCCATCCTCAGGAGAGTTCTTGATCCTCGCTGGCAAATACAAACTGGGAGTTCTTGAGGAGACTGAACAGAGCAGATTGGTTGTCGATGTTTTTGTTCATCCGCAATACGATGg AACCGTTGCACCGTACGATATCGCTCTGATGCAAGTGGAAACGCCATTCGATTTAAACACGTTCGTATCTACAGTGGCTCTACCGTATCCTGAGTCGATTCCAACGGGAGATGCTATGCTCACTGGATGGGGTAGTATCGGAAGAACGCGGGCTCCGGAGAAACCAGAAAATCTACAGGCAGCTATATTACCGATAATCGATTATGATTTGTGTAAGACCACGCTGGATAAGACGTTGAACTTGAAGGTGAAGAATCCGCTTCATCCGACGAATGTTTGCACTGGGCCTTTGAATGGAAGTCTGTCAGCTTGCAAG GGAGACTCCGGAGGACCACTAGTAACAAAAAACGCATTCGGAGAAGCGGAAGTGGTAGGAATAGTGTCCTGGGGCCTATTTCCCTGCGGTGGAAAGAACGCGCCTTCAGTGTACACCAGAGTATCCGCTTTCGTCACATGGATCGCCGTGATCATGTTAAACCATTCTTAA
- the LOC100876015 gene encoding trypsin-3-like isoform X1: protein MSSLIILFAIVAVASASNPYVGYPVPFYPNYTNGPIEATRNQFPYQVSLQWGINKLTHFCSGAILSASWVLTSAHCASVVPPYGDFVVKTGKLDLTVTENAEQTATVKQVIIHENYTGDSGLHDVALLKLSKPILLNGTAKAIALSTTSSPSGSGRMLSWGSNWRMYTPRMPDKLQASNLNTLVLSTCQNLLNNITSTTPRLSGYQFCTGSLPGGFSACDSEPGAPFIQYYGSNGPYLMGVSSWGVVPCAISNAPIIFTHLYYYKSWITSQQAAN, encoded by the exons ATGTCGTCGCTGATTATCCTCTTCGCCATTGTTGCAGTAGCTTCCGCTT CGAATCCCTACGTTGGCTACCCGGTGCCATTTTACCCCAACTACACCAACGGACCAATAGAGGCTACCAGGAACCAATTTCCCTATCAAGTCTCACTGCAATGGGGCATAAACAAACTAACTCATTTCTGCAGTGGTGCTATTTTGAGTGCCTCATGGGTTCTCACATCGGCCCACTGTGCTTCAGTCGTTCCGCCGTACGGTGATTTTGTGGTGAAGACCGGAAAACTCGATTTGACTGTAACGGAAAACGCGGAACAAACAGCCACTGTGAAACAAGTCATCATACATGAGAACTACACCGG GGACTCAGGTTTACACGATGTCGCACTGCTAAAACTGTCTAAGCCCATTCTTCTAAATGGTACAGCAAAAGCGATCGCCCTATCAACCACGAGCTCGCCTAGCGGATCTGGTCGGATGTTAAGCTGGGGATCAAATTGGAGAATGTACACACCACGCATGCCGGATAAACTACAAGCAAGCAATCTGAATACGCTTGTTTTGTCTACCTGCCAAAATCTTTTGAACAATATAACAAGTACCACTCCGAGGCTTAGCGGGTATCAGTTCTGCACTGGGTCTTTGCCTGGTGGTTTCTCAGCGTGCGAT agTGAACCCGGTGCTCCCTTCATCCAATATTACGGATCTAACGGACCATACCTAATGGGAGTCTCATCATGGGGCGTCGTGCCATGCGCCATATCCAACGCACCAATAATCTTCACGCACTTATATTACTACAAATCTTGGATTACATCTCAACAAGCTGCAAACTGA
- the LOC100876015 gene encoding trypsin-3-like isoform X2 encodes MSSELFFLAVVAAASATNPYVGYPVPFYPNYTNGPIEATRNQFPYQVSLQWGINKLTHFCSGAILSASWVLTSAHCASVVPPYGDFVVKTGKLDLTVTENAEQTATVKQVIIHENYTGDSGLHDVALLKLSKPILLNGTAKAIALSTTSSPSGSGRMLSWGSNWRMYTPRMPDKLQASNLNTLVLSTCQNLLNNITSTTPRLSGYQFCTGSLPGGFSACDSEPGAPFIQYYGSNGPYLMGVSSWGVVPCAISNAPIIFTHLYYYKSWITSQQAAN; translated from the exons ATGTCTTCCGAACTGTTCTTCCTTGCCGTTGTTGCCGCAGCTTCAGCTA CGAATCCCTACGTTGGCTACCCGGTGCCATTTTACCCCAACTACACCAACGGACCAATAGAGGCTACCAGGAACCAATTTCCCTATCAAGTCTCACTGCAATGGGGCATAAACAAACTAACTCATTTCTGCAGTGGTGCTATTTTGAGTGCCTCATGGGTTCTCACATCGGCCCACTGTGCTTCAGTCGTTCCGCCGTACGGTGATTTTGTGGTGAAGACCGGAAAACTCGATTTGACTGTAACGGAAAACGCGGAACAAACAGCCACTGTGAAACAAGTCATCATACATGAGAACTACACCGG GGACTCAGGTTTACACGATGTCGCACTGCTAAAACTGTCTAAGCCCATTCTTCTAAATGGTACAGCAAAAGCGATCGCCCTATCAACCACGAGCTCGCCTAGCGGATCTGGTCGGATGTTAAGCTGGGGATCAAATTGGAGAATGTACACACCACGCATGCCGGATAAACTACAAGCAAGCAATCTGAATACGCTTGTTTTGTCTACCTGCCAAAATCTTTTGAACAATATAACAAGTACCACTCCGAGGCTTAGCGGGTATCAGTTCTGCACTGGGTCTTTGCCTGGTGGTTTCTCAGCGTGCGAT agTGAACCCGGTGCTCCCTTCATCCAATATTACGGATCTAACGGACCATACCTAATGGGAGTCTCATCATGGGGCGTCGTGCCATGCGCCATATCCAACGCACCAATAATCTTCACGCACTTATATTACTACAAATCTTGGATTACATCTCAACAAGCTGCAAACTGA